One Peterkaempfera bronchialis DNA window includes the following coding sequences:
- a CDS encoding phosphatase PAP2 family protein, whose translation MPLVLLALLLAISWQVAGHGPLLRIDDQVRDAIARTDGALPAQTVRPAADHIAQLLSDLGGSLVAIPFLLACSLLSTWRSLRGRVPRWWLPVAAAALTSLLIPLLVVPAKAYFARPGPDGLVLLPDQWGWYPSGHTATAAIAYGTSALLLARATVRSGVRTALRAGALLLGTGVGAGLMWCDYHWFLDVVASWCLSGLVLWTLGRLLPRLADRG comes from the coding sequence GTGCCCCTGGTCCTGCTGGCCCTGCTGCTCGCCATCAGCTGGCAGGTGGCCGGCCACGGCCCGCTGCTGCGGATCGACGACCAGGTCCGCGACGCCATCGCCCGCACCGACGGGGCACTTCCGGCACAGACCGTGCGGCCCGCCGCCGACCACATCGCCCAGCTGCTCTCCGACCTGGGCGGCTCACTGGTCGCCATCCCCTTCCTGCTGGCCTGCTCCCTGCTGTCCACCTGGCGGTCGCTGCGTGGCCGCGTACCCCGGTGGTGGCTCCCCGTCGCCGCAGCCGCGCTGACCTCGCTGCTCATCCCGCTGCTGGTGGTCCCGGCCAAGGCATACTTCGCCCGCCCCGGTCCGGACGGCCTGGTGCTGCTGCCCGACCAGTGGGGCTGGTACCCCTCGGGCCACACCGCCACCGCCGCCATCGCCTATGGCACCTCGGCACTGCTGCTGGCCCGGGCCACCGTCCGCAGCGGGGTACGGACCGCCCTCCGGGCGGGGGCGCTGCTGCTCGGCACGGGCGTGGGTGCGGGCCTGATGTGGTGCGACTACCACTGGTTCCTGGACGTGGTCGCGAGCTGGTGCCTGTCGGGCCTGGTGCTCTGGACCCTCGGCCGCCTGCTGCCCCGGCTCGCCGATCGCGGCTGA
- a CDS encoding CoA-acylating methylmalonate-semialdehyde dehydrogenase has translation MSKHITHWIGGAPVATAGAAPRRGDIFDPATGKVSGQVDFAEIAEVDQAVSAAVEACASWRHTSIAKRTQVLFAFRELLNARKDELAAIIVSEHGKVHSDALGEIARGQEVVEYACGVPQLTKGGFTEQASTGVDVYSIRQPLGVVSIISPFNFPAMVPMWFFPLAIAAGNAVVVKPSEKDPSAAIFLAELWKEAGLPDGVFNVVHGDKVAVDRLLEHPDVKSVSFVGSTPIARYVYETGTRYGKRVQALGGAKNHMLVLPDADLDLAADAAVNAGFGAAGERCMAVSVLVAVDPIGDELVEKIKQRMATLKVGPGCNGDSDMGPLVTGQHRDKVTSYVDSGLADGAELAVDGRRHPIAESDANGEPTADGFWLGPTLFDHVKPGMSVYNDEIFGPVLSVVRVTSYEEGLELINANPYGNGTAIFTNDGGAARKFQNEVEVGMVGINVPIPVPVAYYSFGGWKASLFGDTHAYGADGIHFFTRGKAITQRWLDPSHGGLNLGFPTNS, from the coding sequence TTGAGCAAGCACATCACCCACTGGATCGGGGGCGCCCCGGTCGCCACCGCCGGCGCCGCACCGCGCCGCGGCGACATCTTCGACCCGGCGACCGGCAAGGTCAGCGGGCAGGTGGACTTCGCCGAGATCGCCGAGGTGGACCAGGCGGTCAGCGCGGCCGTGGAGGCGTGCGCCAGTTGGCGGCACACCTCGATCGCCAAGCGCACCCAGGTGCTCTTCGCCTTCCGCGAGCTGCTCAACGCCCGCAAGGACGAGCTTGCCGCGATCATCGTCTCCGAGCACGGCAAGGTGCACTCGGACGCGCTCGGCGAGATCGCCCGTGGCCAGGAGGTCGTGGAGTACGCGTGCGGCGTACCGCAGCTGACCAAGGGCGGCTTCACCGAGCAGGCATCGACCGGCGTCGACGTCTACTCGATCCGCCAGCCGCTCGGTGTCGTCTCGATCATCTCGCCGTTCAACTTCCCGGCCATGGTGCCGATGTGGTTCTTCCCGCTCGCCATCGCCGCAGGCAACGCGGTCGTGGTGAAGCCCTCCGAGAAGGACCCGTCCGCCGCGATCTTCCTGGCCGAGCTGTGGAAGGAGGCCGGCCTCCCCGACGGCGTCTTCAATGTGGTCCACGGTGACAAGGTCGCCGTCGACCGCCTGCTGGAGCACCCCGACGTCAAGTCGGTCAGCTTTGTCGGCTCCACCCCCATCGCGCGCTACGTCTACGAGACCGGCACCCGCTACGGCAAGCGCGTGCAGGCCCTCGGCGGCGCCAAGAACCACATGCTGGTCCTCCCCGACGCCGACCTGGACCTCGCCGCCGACGCCGCCGTCAACGCCGGCTTCGGCGCCGCCGGCGAGCGCTGCATGGCGGTCTCCGTCCTGGTGGCGGTGGACCCCATCGGCGACGAGCTGGTCGAGAAGATCAAGCAGCGGATGGCCACCCTCAAGGTCGGCCCCGGCTGCAACGGCGACTCCGACATGGGCCCCCTGGTCACCGGCCAGCACCGCGACAAGGTCACCTCCTATGTCGACTCCGGCCTCGCGGACGGCGCCGAGCTGGCCGTCGACGGCCGCCGCCACCCCATCGCCGAGAGCGACGCCAACGGCGAGCCCACGGCGGACGGCTTCTGGCTCGGCCCCACCCTCTTCGACCACGTCAAGCCCGGCATGTCCGTCTACAACGACGAGATCTTCGGCCCGGTGCTCTCGGTGGTGCGGGTCACCTCCTATGAGGAGGGCCTGGAACTCATCAACGCCAACCCCTACGGCAATGGCACCGCCATCTTCACCAACGACGGCGGCGCCGCCCGCAAGTTCCAGAACGAGGTGGAGGTGGGCATGGTCGGCATCAACGTCCCGATCCCGGTGCCCGTCGCCTACTACTCCTTCGGTGGCTGGAAGGCGTCCCTCTTCGGCGACACCCACGCCTATGGCGCCGACGGCATCCACTTCTTCACCCGGGGCAAGGCCATCACCCAGCGCTGGCTCGACCCCTCCCACGGCGGCCTGAACCTGGGCTTCCCGACCAACAGCTGA